One part of the Lotus japonicus ecotype B-129 chromosome 2, LjGifu_v1.2 genome encodes these proteins:
- the LOC130739388 gene encoding cystathionine gamma-synthase 1, chloroplastic-like, whose amino-acid sequence MAATSICDKLFTSRSDSDFSSLPRFQNLRRLKPSRYPPCRHGATKSHGIRAMIWPAPAAPPPTPADSETGTNGAVEVNGSVDDSGYSFLKRDGSKTIHAAERLGRGIKTDAITTPVVNTSAYFFKKTSDLIDYKEKRQFSFEYGRYGNPTTVVLEEKMSALEGAESTLFLASGMCTSTVMFMALVPAGGHIVTTTDCYRRTRIFIGNMLPKMGITATIIDPSDYDALEEALEKNNVSLYFAETPTNPFQRCVDIERVSELCHRKGALVCIDGTFATPINMKALSLGADLVVNSATKYIAGHHDVIAGCISGSEKLISQVRSLHFILGGTLSPSSAYLVLRGMKTLHLRVRQQNSTAMKMAEILEAHPKVKQVYYPGLPSHPEHELAKRQMTGFGGVVCFDINGDFETTIKFVDSLKIPYIAPSFGGCESVVNQPAIMSYWDLPRPEREKFRIYDNCVRFCFGVEDYEDLRDDVLQALDAI is encoded by the exons ATGGCAGCTACTTCTATCTGTGACAAGCTTTTCACCTCCCGTTCCGATTCTGATTTCTCCTCTCTTCCCAGATTCCAGAACCTCCGACGGCTCAAACCGTCGAGGTACCCTCCTTGTCGCCACGGTGCCACCAAGTCCCACGGGATCCGGGCGATGATTTGGCCTGCTCCCGCCGCTCCTCCGCCGACGCCTGCAGACTCCGAGACGGGTACTAATGGAGCTGTGGAGGTTAACGGTTCAGTTGATGACAGTGGCTATTCGTTTTTGAAACGCGATGGGTCCAAAACCATTCATGCTG CTGAGAGATTAGGCCGGGGTATTAAAACTGATGCAATCACCACTCCTGTGGTGAACACTTCTGCTTACTTCTTCAAGAAAACCTCTGATCTCATTGACTACAAG GAGAAGCGCCAATTTAGTTTTGAATATGGACGATATGGAAACCCGACGACAGTGGTTTTGGAGGAGAAGATGAG TGCACTGGAAGGGGCTGAATCAACTCTGTTTCTGGCATCTGGGATGTGTACTAGCACGGTGATGTTCATGGCATTGGTCCCTGCTGGTGGACATATTGTGACCACTACAGATTGCTATAGGAGGACCAGAATTTTCATTGGGAACATGCTTCCTAAGATGGGAATCACG GCCACAATAATTGATCCTTCCGATTATGATGCCTTGGAAGAAGCATTGGAAAAGAACAAT GTCTCATTGTACTTTGCTGAGAcgccaaccaatccattccaAAGATGTGTGGACATTGAGCGCGTTTCGGAACTTTGTCACAGAAAAGGTGCATTGGTCTGCATTGATGGTACCTTTGCCACACCCATCAACATGAAGGCCCTTTCTCTTGGAGCTGATCTTGTGGTGAACTCTGCAACAAAGTACATTGCTGGACATCATGAT GTCATTGCTGGTTGCATTAGTGGTTCGGAGAAGTTGATTTCACAAGTTCGCAGTTTGCATTTCATTTTGGGTGGAACTCTTAGCCCG AGTTCTGCATACCTAGTCCTTAGAGGCATGAAAACTCTGCATCTCCGTGTACGACAACAAAACTCAACAGCAATGAAGATGGCTGAAATTTTAGAGGCACATCCTAAG GTGAAGCAAGTCTATTATCCAGGCTTGCCAAGTCATCCTGAACATGAACTCGCCAAGAGACAGATGACTGGTTTTGGTGGTGTTGTCTGTTTTGAT ATTAATGGGGATTTTGAAACTACCATCAAATTTGTCGATTCGCTGAAAATTCCATACATTGCTCCATCTTTTGGTGGCTGTGAGAGTGTTGTGAATCAGCCTGCTATTATGTCTTACTG GGATCTTCCCCGGCCAGAAAGGGAAAAGTTTAGAATTTATGACAATTGTGTTCGCTTCTGCTTTGGAGTCGAAGACTATGAGGATTTGAGGGATGATGTCCTACAGGCTCTGGATGCAATATAG
- the LOC130739389 gene encoding uncharacterized protein LOC130739389 — translation MMITSSISYTNTVAVPLNEYPWASFDHYLEDMGRVIRVLFPKKSTTEQLNQEEWRVKMTPVKVLFLKCQPVIHIIAKCISEAEAYPPEIPGHITKLLQIHITRCELQDLHADYMPQGFSVDARGSLFLERQGKHNWIKYQLDVSLKFVVPPLLSWVPKHVLQRISESILRNYAKDMSKGLAFRLLADYNSFKRNKPGNSVQLHPDAAPLLKDPLDKH, via the exons ATGATGATAACTTCCTCCATCAGCTACACAAACACCGTTGCTGTTCCTCTTAATGAGTATCCTtgg GCTTCCTTTGATCATTATTTGGAAGACATGGGAAGAGTAATCCGAGTCTTATTTCCAAAAAAATCAACAACCGAGCAGCTTAACCAG GAAGAGTGGAGAGTTAAGATGACTCCTGTGAAAGTCTTGTTCTTAAAATGCCAACCAGTCATACATATCATTGCTAAATGCATATCTGAAGCTGAAGCTTACCCACCTGAGATCCCAGGGCATATCACCAAACTGCTCCAGATTCATATT ACAAGATGTGAGCTTCAAGATCTCCATGCTGATTACATGCCACAAGGTTTCAGCGTCGATGCCAGAGGATCTCTGTTCCTGGAAAGACAGGGAAAGCATAACTGGATCAAGTATCAGTTAGACGTTAGTTTAAAATTTGTTGTTCCTCCTTTACTCTCCTGGGTTCCTAAACATGTCTTGCAAAGAATTTCGGAATCG ATTCTCAGAAATTATGCGAAGGATATGAGTAAAGGATTAGCTTTCAGATTATTAGCAGATTATAACTCGTTCAAGAGGAACAAGCCCGGAAATTCGGTGCAATTACATCCAGATGCAGCTCCACTATTGAAGGATCCCTTGGATAAACATTAA